A stretch of the Thunnus thynnus chromosome 7, fThuThy2.1, whole genome shotgun sequence genome encodes the following:
- the stoml3a gene encoding stomatin (EPB72)-like 3a: MISTISSMDKMVTPGKLQINSMDNVEDRNSGRLGCFGWILVIISLMIIVPLFPLTIFCCVKIVKEYERAVIFRLGRITDRKPKGPGLFFVLPCTDNFVKVDLRTISFDIPPQEILTKDSVTVSVDGVVYFRIHCPISSVANVSNAHSSTRLLAQTTLRNVLGTKNLAELLSDREGISLNMQEALDEATDPWGIKVERVEIKDVKLPQQLQRAMAAEAEATREARAKIIAAEGEMKASRALKEASLVISESPSGLQLRYLQTLNTIAAEKNSTIVFPLPIDMLQNFIQRK, encoded by the exons ATGATCTCAACAATATCCAGCATGGACAAGATGGTTACGCCAGGTAAACTTCAGATCAACTCCATGGATAATGTTGAAG ACAGAAACTCAGGGAGACTGGGATGTTTCGGTTGGATATTGGTCATCATATCTCTCATGATTATAGTACCACTCTTCCCTCTCAcaatattttgttgtgttaag ATAGTGAAGGAGTATGAGCGAGCCGTCATTTTTAGACTCGGCCGAATCACAGACAGGAAACCTAAAGGACCAG GACTTTTCTTTGTTCTGCCCTGCACTGATAACTTTGTGAAAGTTGATCTGAGAACTATATCGTTTGACATCCCTCCACAAGAG aTCCTAACCAAAGACTCAGTGACAGTGTCTGTGGATGGTGTGGTGTACTTCCGGATACACTGCCCTATATCATCTGTGGCCAATGTGTCCAACGCACACTCATCTACACGGCTGCTGGCTCAAACCACCCTGAGGAATGTACTGGGCACCAAGAACCTTGCAGAACTGTTGTCTGACAGAGAGGGCATATCCCTTAACATGCAG GAAGCTCTGGATGAAGCCACTGATCCGTGGGGTATTAAGGTGGAGCGTGTGGAGATCAAAGATGTGAAGTTGcctcagcagctgcagagagccATGGCAGCAGAAGCAGAGGCCACTCGGGAGGCCAGGGCTAAG atCATTGCTGCGGAGGGAGAGATGAAGGCCTCCAGGGCTCTGAAAGAAGCCTCTCTGGTAATCTCTGAGTCACCCTCTGGCCTCCAACTACGATACCTGCAGACGCTCAACACCATCGCAGCAGAGAAGAACTCCACCATCGTCTTCCCTCTGCCTATAGATATGTTGCAGAATTTCATACAGAGGAAGTGA